In a single window of the Pontibacter russatus genome:
- a CDS encoding acyl carrier protein: protein MATLVYNTRTIRDEVVKIVCSVKRIKPGQLRRAKDFTELNFDILDLVDIILKVEKFFGVVIPDEVPVYSVDDFVKFIYSQTAKRAV, encoded by the coding sequence ATGGCTACCTTAGTCTACAACACCCGAACCATCCGCGATGAAGTCGTAAAGATTGTCTGCTCCGTCAAAAGGATAAAGCCCGGCCAACTGCGCAGGGCAAAGGATTTCACCGAGCTCAACTTCGATATCCTGGACTTGGTGGACATTATTCTGAAAGTAGAAAAATTCTTTGGCGTGGTGATACCGGATGAAGTGCCGGTTTACTCTGTCGATGATTTCGTGAAGTTTATATATAGCCAGACCGCAAAACGGGCGGTTTAG
- a CDS encoding metallophosphoesterase family protein, protein MANAKKNKTRIAAVGDIHVRETDGGKWKEFFTQVSEKADVLLLCGDLTDTGRMTEAEILVDEMKACSIPVVAVLGNHDYERDHQDEIRKALVKEDVHLLDGDFVVIGDVGFAGVKGFGGGFDKGMLGMFGEPMIKNFVQEAVDESLKLDGALSRLDSEYSELKKIAVLHYSPIRATVVGEPEQIFPYLGSSRLAEPLNRRGVLAAFHGHAHIGTLAGETSKGVKVFNVSKPILVQEGFDPPFYVLEV, encoded by the coding sequence ATGGCAAACGCGAAAAAGAACAAGACGAGAATTGCAGCAGTCGGAGACATACATGTGCGGGAAACAGATGGCGGGAAGTGGAAGGAGTTTTTCACGCAGGTGTCGGAGAAGGCGGATGTGCTGCTGCTTTGCGGTGACCTGACGGACACCGGCCGCATGACGGAGGCGGAAATCTTAGTGGATGAAATGAAGGCCTGCAGCATACCCGTGGTGGCCGTGCTCGGAAACCACGACTATGAGCGGGACCACCAGGATGAGATCCGCAAGGCCCTGGTGAAAGAAGACGTGCATCTGCTGGACGGCGATTTTGTGGTGATCGGTGATGTGGGTTTCGCCGGGGTGAAAGGCTTTGGCGGAGGTTTCGACAAAGGGATGCTGGGCATGTTTGGCGAGCCGATGATCAAAAACTTTGTGCAGGAGGCAGTGGATGAGTCCCTGAAGCTGGATGGCGCCCTGTCGCGACTGGACAGTGAATATTCGGAACTGAAAAAGATCGCTGTGCTGCATTACTCCCCGATAAGGGCCACGGTGGTGGGAGAGCCGGAGCAGATATTCCCGTACCTGGGCTCCTCGCGTTTGGCCGAGCCACTCAATAGGAGAGGGGTGCTGGCCGCTTTTCACGGGCACGCGCACATTGGCACCCTGGCGGGCGAGACATCAAAGGGCGTGAAAGTATTCAATGTGTCCAAACCCATTCTGGTGCAGGAGGGCTTCGACCCGCCCTTCTACGTGCTGGAGGTATAG
- a CDS encoding nucleotidyltransferase — protein MTKVIEINEGIQRQAAHEFYKDVLTLLSESKCDFLVGGGFALRLYTDLMRDTKDLDIFCKSGDCPRILKQFTENGYETELTDARWLAKAIKGDHFMDIIFNNPGNHCHVDDNWFERSVQSEMLGIQVRVIPAEALIWSKLYVQNRERYDGGDINHIILRYGQHLDWKWLWQNIEVHWQLLLAQFLSFQFVYPSERDMIPKWLFDELLVRAKEQYDMPLPKEKICRGPLIDQTQYATDITEWDYKVVTIRSV, from the coding sequence ATGACAAAAGTAATCGAGATTAACGAGGGCATACAGCGGCAGGCGGCCCATGAGTTTTACAAGGACGTGCTGACGCTGCTGTCGGAGAGCAAGTGCGATTTTCTGGTGGGCGGGGGCTTCGCCCTGCGCCTCTACACCGACCTGATGCGCGACACCAAAGACCTGGACATCTTCTGCAAGTCCGGGGACTGCCCGCGCATCCTGAAGCAGTTCACCGAAAACGGCTACGAGACAGAACTGACAGACGCCCGCTGGCTGGCCAAGGCCATCAAGGGCGACCATTTCATGGACATCATCTTCAATAACCCCGGCAACCACTGCCACGTGGACGACAACTGGTTCGAGCGGTCGGTGCAGAGCGAGATGCTGGGCATACAGGTGCGCGTGATTCCGGCCGAGGCGCTCATATGGTCGAAGCTGTATGTGCAGAACCGGGAGCGCTACGACGGCGGCGACATCAACCACATCATCCTGCGCTACGGCCAGCACCTCGACTGGAAGTGGCTGTGGCAGAACATTGAGGTGCACTGGCAGTTGCTGCTGGCGCAGTTCCTTTCCTTCCAGTTCGTATACCCCTCCGAGCGCGACATGATCCCGAAATGGCTGTTCGACGAGCTGCTGGTGCGGGCGAAGGAACAGTACGACATGCCGCTCCCCAAAGAGAAAATCTGCCGGGGGCCGCTCATCGACCAGACGCAGTACGCAACCGATATCACCGAATGGGACTATAAGGTAGTAACCATCAGATCAGTTTAA